ATCTCCCACTCGGATTCAGAAATACTAGGCAGTCGATTAGACATCTCCTTCCTCCTTCTATTCACATTATTTATAAATCCCTTTGCTACTTAATATGGCTTGCGTAATCTCAGCAGCTTTACTTCCATACGCATGATCTTGATGTTGGATATTCGTTGCAAAGAAATACGTATCCGTTTCGGTTTCGACGAATCCTATAAACCAACCGTTTACAGCTCGATCATTCACAATCCCTGTACCGGTCTTTCCAAAAAGCGTGCCTTCTTGAGTTTCTTCTAACTTTATGGCCTCTTTAACTAATTGTACATTTTTTTCTTTAAAATGATATTCATTCATATAAAATGATTGAAGGAGTTCTACCTGTTCAATAGGCGAAATCTTTAAAGACGATTCTAGCCAATACTCGTCTAACCGTCCCGACAGATCTTTATTACCATAATCGAACATTTCCAAATAATATTGAATACGATCTCTTTGTATTTGTCGATCTAACTCTTGAAAGTACCAAGTGACCGAGTAGCTCATGGCGGTTCTTAAGTCGTGATTGGCATGCCATTCCTCATAATCATACTGTAAGCCGTCCCACTCTAATAGTGAATCATCTCCTGTAATCACACCTTCCTCTAACGCCATTAACGCGGTGAACATTTTATAGGAAGAGTTAGGAGAGACTCTCATGACACTTTTTTCTCGGTTATAAATTTGATATTCATCGTTGCTCGCACTGTATACTACAAAACTACCTTCATTCTCTCCAAAGTATCGACTCAAATCTTCATATATCGCCCGCTGATCATCAAATAAATAGCGCTCACTAGAAGAAGCGGTTACCGATAAAAGAGGGAATTGAGCGATTAAAAACAGCGTGATAACGATAAAAATAAACATACTTTTTAATTTTAATAGTTTCGATTCTTCAGTAAAAGAAGCAATATGGATCATCCGTCTTTTTATATGTTTTTCAGAACCTAATAATGGCGTTGCTAAATTTAAAATAGCTGATTCCTTATTCCTCTCCACAAATCGAATGATCGTCTTTCCATACTTTTCAAAATCGCATCGATCTATTGAATGTAGCACTTCCGTGTCGCAAGCCATTTCCCGATCAAGACGCATTATTTTAAAAGCTTTCCATACAAGCGGATGAAACCAATAAACAATCTGATATAGGACAAATAAAAAATTTACTTTAATATGCTTGCTCTTATAATGGTGCAGTTCATGTAGCAAGACATAGTTTATTTCATCATCAGATAAATAGGATGCCATATCCTTTGGCAGTAAAATATAGGTGTTAAACAAACCGAATGTCATCGGGGAACGTACACTCGAAGTCTCTAAAATCTTTGGACGCTTCTTTACCCCAAGCTTTCGTATACAGTCGCTATATAATTTTTTCACCTTTACATTTTTTATTTCTGTGGCAGCTGATATAAGACGTTGTAACTTTGCATAATGATACAATGCCAAAAGGAAGAAAAGGACCATACCTATAACCCAAATAATGATGAAAAATGATTGGACGAATGAATGGTCAAAACGGCTGACAGAAGTGCCAAAATCATTCACCCAATTTTCCGATTGATCCACTAAACGCCAACTATCCTGAGTCGAAGAAGACGGCTTTCCTTCACTCTCATGGATCAAAGACAAGCTTGGGATCTCTACAAGGTGAACGGGTATAAACGGGAAGGTTAAAGCAAAAATAAGCAAAAACCATAAATGATAGCGCCATTTTGCTGATAATTGTTTATAAAAAAATTTCCTTAGGAGTAGGATTACCGTGATGGTTACCGTTGATAACACAAGAAAAAGTACTATATGTGGCAATGTCATTTTTATTATCTCCATTTTTAGTCATTTTTCTTTCCCCTCTCACTAAAACAATAAAATTCTAACATTTAGATTTAAAGTTGTAAATTTCTGTTGACATTTTAGATTACATGCGTAATATTAGATTACAGGTGTAGTCTATAAACTATTGGCTCCAACCATTATTTTAAGACTCATCAAAATAAATAAAGTCGAAAGGAGATTAATATGAAGATCACAAAATTAACATGTACCATTCTCTTAGGAACCTTTCTATTTTTCGGATGTTCGAGTGACCAGGAACAGGCCAGTTCTGATCAACAAGAATCTGAAAAAACCACTCCGACGGTAGAAGACACCTTTAGCCAATTAGAGGGAGAATACGATGCCCGATTAGGAGTTTATGCATTAGACACGGGTACAGGTAAGACGGTTACATATCGTTCTGATGAGCGTTTTATCTATGCATCTACCCACAAACCACTCTCTGTTGGCGTCCTTCTTCAGCAAAAATCGATAGCGGATTTAGATGAACTCATCACCTATTCAAGTGAAGATTTAGTCAACTACAATCCGATAACAGAAAATCATATCGATTCAGGATTGACATTAAAAGAGCTTAGTGATGCCTCGATTCGCTACAGTGATAACACAGCTGCCAATTTAATTTTTCATGAAATCGGTGGACCGGAAGGCTTTAAAGAAGGACTTCGAGCCATTGGAGATAATGTAACCGAGCCTGAAAGAATAGAACCTGAATTAAATGATGTAGAACCTGGGGACATTCAAGATACGAGTACACCGGAAGCATTGGCAAAAAGCCTGCAACAATTTACTTTAGGAGATGCACTAGCAGACGATAAACAAGCGTTACTAATCGATTGGCTCAAGAGAAACACAACGGGTGACGCTCTTATCCGTGCAGGCGTACCAGAAGGTTGGGAAGTTGGGGACAAAACGGGCTCTGGCTCTTATGGGACTCGCAACGACATCGGCATCATCTGGCCGCCAGACAGAGACCCGATTATCCTTTCCGTACTAACAAGTAAAGAAGAACGAGATGCAGAGCACGATGATGCCCTTATCGCAAGAGCAACAGAAGAAGTCATTAACATTCTTTTTGAGACAGAGTAATGAGTATACGGTTGTTATCAAACTGTAAGGCTAGGCATAGGGGAGAACCGTTTGATTCAGTTCTCCCCTGATTTTCTTCTTTGGGTCGCTCGTTTTCTTAGAAGTGAGAAAGGGAGTGGCAGAAAATAAAATGGTAAATTAAAACCCTAAATAGGCCCCTACTATCCCCATAATTCCTAATAATGCATGGGTGATGGAATTGGTAACCTTATTTCAGTTTTCAATAAAAGTGGTATTACAAAACAGGCATTAATGAATATTGTCATGAATGGATAACGGGAATGATAGTTGTTGCTTTCAATGATGAAATGCTTAGTGATATGAATATACACGCTGCTCTTCTTCTGTTGTTACTTAGTAGTTATCTTCTGGCTTCTTCCAACGCTTCTGACAACAGTCATAATAGCTGTCGTTTGAGGCTTTGTAGGTCGTGCGCGTTACCCCGATTATATAAATGATGAGCAAAGATGCTAAAAATTAGTGGACAGTCATCCTATAGTTTTCTTTTTCTTCAAAAAAGGGTATACTGTTATTAGAAATAGAATAAATTAAAAACGACTGAAGATGTGCTAGCATCTTCAGTCTATACAATAGCTAGGTTCCCTTCAAGGGGACTGGCACCAAGCAGAAGAATAATCCACCTGAGCCGCCAAACTCAAGGGTGGATTATTTTTTGTGGTTAAAAGCCAGTAGCGCTATAACAAATATGCCAAACGACAACATAAGCGATAATGCTTCAAACACAGTTATCATAGCACCACCCCCTTTCCTGCCTACTGGGGATGATACCGTCACCCTTAAGTAACCTATTTATGCCATTGTAATCAAATTATAGCATTTACAATAGAGAATTGATAGAACGACTAACATACCAACACCATCTTAAGGTAATATCGCTTGATCTTTTACCTTCTTCACCTAGGATCTAAAAACACCCCTTTAGACAATGATATCTAAAGGGGCAAACCTGTAATTTTAAAATAAGGTATGATCAAAAACGACTGCTAACGTTGTGTCAGTTAAAAAGAACCCGTTTTAAAAAAAGTTTGATCTTTTTCTAGGTATGGCATCCTGAAGTCGCCATTTCGTTCAATTTATCTCATACCGAAATAGCTCATCCTTTAAATTGTAATGTATCGTATCATTTTTTTGCTTAGATTTTTGAAATTCAGATTAACGTGTTCTATCACTTACTCTACCAATTTTTTAAAATATGCCGTGCGTATAATAAGAAAGCTCAGCGTAAACAACAGTAAAATAATGCCTACACCAACCGTAGTCATCTGGAAAAAGGCGGTTGAAAATGCATCACGAATACTGAATAACACGGTAAATAATAACATCGCAGCGATTGTAAACGGGACAAAAATCAGTATGGATAATTCTCTTGTCACAATAACACGCACTTCTTTCATAGATAGTCCGATTTTGCGCATGCCCAAGTACTTTTCTTTTTCTCCCGCTAAAGAGGTCTGCAAGTAAAAATAAAGAATACTCATGGCTGCACTTAAAAAAATCAGACTAAGCATAAAACCAATAAAGAAGATGACCCTCTTTACAAATAACTCCTCAGCATATAATGCAATTTTAGAGGAGACATATCGCTCACCTGGTACTGTCATAATTTGTGCTTCTATTTTTTCTGCTACATCCCGTTTCTCTGTCCAATCCTTCAATTCATAGGCAAACACATGATATTCTGGATAATTGAGTGCGTCATAAATCGCATCTGGTATAACATAATATACTGCTCGAAAGCCTGATACAAGAATCATCCGTTCTTCTAATCCTACGTATTGAAGAGGGTCATCCACATAATCCTGAATGGCATCCGTATTTGGCATCACCCCCGCATTTCCTGCCACAACATAATATTCATTGTCGCTAAGTGTTATCGCTTCGTGTGTACCAAGTGCATTGAAATACGTATTCGATAGGAAGCCAATCCTGCGGTCTTCGTCTGTTTTGAACGCAGATTGATAAGCATCGACATCTCCCTCTGTTTGCTCAAGGGTTGTCTCCATAAATTCAATGTCTTGCTGTTCTTTTTCTATAGGGTTATTTGGATGTGAAATATATTGAAAGCTATACGGATAGACAGCTTCCGTATTTTCTTCGACATTATAATACGAACTATACAAAACACTCGTCGTCACAAATACGGCAAGCAGTAAAATACTGAGCAAATAAATGACATGAGCATGTGAATTGCCTTTGGCTTGTAAATTCGATACAAATAACATATTTGTTTTTTTGTAATACGAGGCGCTTTTTTGCAATCTCCGAATCGTAAACAAGATGCCTTGGGTTAATACAATATAAATCGTCATTAACAGACTGATAAACAACATCATAATATAAACAATGCCTAAGCTTTCAACAACATCTGGGCTCACTTTGAGAGGTAGTAATAAAACTGCACTCACTAAGATGGATAAAATAAGTCTCCATGGTGTTGGACGTATTAATTTTTCCTGTGTGACATCTGCTTTTAACAGTTGTACAGCTTCTTCCTTCTTGATAAATCGTGTCGTTATTTTGGAAACAATTAAAAATAAAACACTAAATAAAATGAATGTCATGGCAATAGCTTGTATTGGTACATACATGCCAAAGCTATCTGCCTCTAAGACATTTTTAACGACCATTAAAAACAGAGGAGAAACGATTAATCCAACAACAATGGCTGTTATAATTGCAGCAAAAGCAATCAGCATATTTTCTCGGAATACCATTTTCTGCACTTGCTTCGTCGATGCTCCAGAAATGATAAAGACGCCAAGGCTTTTGGTTTTCTTCTTTAAAAAAGCCAGCATCGAATAAATAATAAATACAAAAGAAAAAATATAGACAATCATACTACAAAGGATCATGACGATTCCAAGTGTGCTATTCGTATCGATAGCTTCCATCATCGGATGAAATGCCGTAATCAAAAAAAAGAAAAAGACTAAAATCGAAAAGACACTGCTCAGAAAATAGGAAATATAGGTCCATTTATCCCGTACTATATTTTGAATGACAATATGATTAAAGCTCATGATAGCCACCGCCCAGAAATGTCAGTGTATCTACAATTTCTTGATAGAATTGCTGCTTGTGGTCACCCTTCTGTATTTCATTGTAGAGCATCCCGTCTTGCATAAAAATCACACGCTCAGCAAAACTGGCAACATACGGATCATGTGTGACCATTAATAAAGAGGTTTGAAACGTTTCGTGAATGGATTGAAATAGTGTCATCACACTATTGGCTGCTTTAGAGTCCAGATTCCCAGTCGGCTCATCTGCTAATAATAAACTAGGCTCATGAATAACTGCTCGTGCAATGGCCACACGTTGCTTCTGTCCCCCTGAAATCTCAAAGGTTCTCTTCTTCATAATGTCTTCAATCCCTAAAAACTTAACGACTTCCGCTAAACGGGTTGTCATTTCTTTTCCATTCACGGCATCGAGTGTCAATGGTAATAAAATGTTTTCTTCTACAGTTAATGTGTGAACCAAGTTAAAATCTTGAAAAACAAAACCCAATTCACTTCGTCGAAACTTTGCAAGATCTTCATCATTCAGTTCATATGGATCTTTTTGATTAATTGTCATAGAACCATTTGTCGGACGGTCTATCGTTGATATACAATTTAAAAATGTCGTCTTCCCACTTCCAGATGGACCCATTACAGAGACAAATTCATTACGTTTTAGTTGAAAGTCAATGCCTTTTAACGCTTTATAGTTCACCTCTCCCACATAATCTTTATGGAGTTG
The DNA window shown above is from Salipaludibacillus agaradhaerens and carries:
- a CDS encoding BlaR1 family beta-lactam sensor/signal transducer; the protein is MTLPHIVLFLVLSTVTITVILLLRKFFYKQLSAKWRYHLWFLLIFALTFPFIPVHLVEIPSLSLIHESEGKPSSSTQDSWRLVDQSENWVNDFGTSVSRFDHSFVQSFFIIIWVIGMVLFFLLALYHYAKLQRLISAATEIKNVKVKKLYSDCIRKLGVKKRPKILETSSVRSPMTFGLFNTYILLPKDMASYLSDDEINYVLLHELHHYKSKHIKVNFLFVLYQIVYWFHPLVWKAFKIMRLDREMACDTEVLHSIDRCDFEKYGKTIIRFVERNKESAILNLATPLLGSEKHIKRRMIHIASFTEESKLLKLKSMFIFIVITLFLIAQFPLLSVTASSSERYLFDDQRAIYEDLSRYFGENEGSFVVYSASNDEYQIYNREKSVMRVSPNSSYKMFTALMALEEGVITGDDSLLEWDGLQYDYEEWHANHDLRTAMSYSVTWYFQELDRQIQRDRIQYYLEMFDYGNKDLSGRLDEYWLESSLKISPIEQVELLQSFYMNEYHFKEKNVQLVKEAIKLEETQEGTLFGKTGTGIVNDRAVNGWFIGFVETETDTYFFATNIQHQDHAYGSKAAEITQAILSSKGIYK
- the bla gene encoding class A beta-lactamase; this encodes MKITKLTCTILLGTFLFFGCSSDQEQASSDQQESEKTTPTVEDTFSQLEGEYDARLGVYALDTGTGKTVTYRSDERFIYASTHKPLSVGVLLQQKSIADLDELITYSSEDLVNYNPITENHIDSGLTLKELSDASIRYSDNTAANLIFHEIGGPEGFKEGLRAIGDNVTEPERIEPELNDVEPGDIQDTSTPEALAKSLQQFTLGDALADDKQALLIDWLKRNTTGDALIRAGVPEGWEVGDKTGSGSYGTRNDIGIIWPPDRDPIILSVLTSKEERDAEHDDALIARATEEVINILFETE
- a CDS encoding putative holin-like toxin yields the protein MITVFEALSLMLSFGIFVIALLAFNHKK
- a CDS encoding FtsX-like permease family protein, encoding MSFNHIVIQNIVRDKWTYISYFLSSVFSILVFFFFLITAFHPMMEAIDTNSTLGIVMILCSMIVYIFSFVFIIYSMLAFLKKKTKSLGVFIISGASTKQVQKMVFRENMLIAFAAIITAIVVGLIVSPLFLMVVKNVLEADSFGMYVPIQAIAMTFILFSVLFLIVSKITTRFIKKEEAVQLLKADVTQEKLIRPTPWRLILSILVSAVLLLPLKVSPDVVESLGIVYIMMLFISLLMTIYIVLTQGILFTIRRLQKSASYYKKTNMLFVSNLQAKGNSHAHVIYLLSILLLAVFVTTSVLYSSYYNVEENTEAVYPYSFQYISHPNNPIEKEQQDIEFMETTLEQTEGDVDAYQSAFKTDEDRRIGFLSNTYFNALGTHEAITLSDNEYYVVAGNAGVMPNTDAIQDYVDDPLQYVGLEERMILVSGFRAVYYVIPDAIYDALNYPEYHVFAYELKDWTEKRDVAEKIEAQIMTVPGERYVSSKIALYAEELFVKRVIFFIGFMLSLIFLSAAMSILYFYLQTSLAGEKEKYLGMRKIGLSMKEVRVIVTRELSILIFVPFTIAAMLLFTVLFSIRDAFSTAFFQMTTVGVGIILLLFTLSFLIIRTAYFKKLVE
- a CDS encoding ABC transporter ATP-binding protein, with translation MSDIILNVQQLHKDYVGEVNYKALKGIDFQLKRNEFVSVMGPSGSGKTTFLNCISTIDRPTNGSMTINQKDPYELNDEDLAKFRRSELGFVFQDFNLVHTLTVEENILLPLTLDAVNGKEMTTRLAEVVKFLGIEDIMKKRTFEISGGQKQRVAIARAVIHEPSLLLADEPTGNLDSKAANSVMTLFQSIHETFQTSLLMVTHDPYVASFAERVIFMQDGMLYNEIQKGDHKQQFYQEIVDTLTFLGGGYHEL